In Endozoicomonas sp. GU-1, one DNA window encodes the following:
- the lnt gene encoding apolipoprotein N-acyltransferase: MPAATSRSSLQVARYLLSLAAGAAMPLGFSPFDFWPVPMLAVGIIFLLTRTLPVKTATMCGFLFGVGMFGAGTSWIYVSIHEFGAASPILAGLLTGLFVLGISALMIMPVFLLYSWLNQRKAGPLPPWQQALMFSGLWVLFEWVRSWLLTGFPWLLSGYALLDTPFAALAPVIGTYGLSLLLVATVCLLFALIIPAKQQRTPNIIAFFIALAGWGLSWPLNNMAWTEKNGDISFSAVQGNIPQNLKWDPDFIHTTIINYIGLSEDQWQQELIIWPENAIPLFYNRARGLMAQLDRLARQNNSTLILGMPVDDNAGSETRYFNSILSLGEGYLAADGPGRYDKQKLVPFGEYVPMESLLRGLIDFFNLPMSEFSRGDSEQTLLKAGEATIAPYICYEVVYPDFVAQMAQESGLLITISNDTWFGKSIGPVQHFQIARMRALETGRFMIRATNDGITALIDEKGGVVKTIPRFTHGVLSATAEVRTGQTPFMVYGSWPVLLLGFLMVILPLYFNIRTRRQ, from the coding sequence ATGCCTGCTGCGACGTCCCGTTCATCTCTTCAGGTTGCGCGCTACCTGCTCTCGCTGGCCGCAGGTGCGGCCATGCCCCTGGGCTTCAGCCCTTTTGACTTCTGGCCAGTTCCCATGCTGGCTGTTGGCATTATCTTTCTTTTGACCCGAACATTACCCGTCAAGACCGCAACAATGTGCGGTTTTCTTTTTGGCGTCGGGATGTTTGGGGCCGGTACATCGTGGATATACGTCAGTATCCATGAATTTGGGGCCGCTTCCCCGATACTGGCCGGACTGCTGACCGGGCTTTTTGTCCTGGGCATTTCCGCCCTGATGATCATGCCGGTCTTCCTGCTTTACAGCTGGCTTAATCAACGAAAAGCCGGGCCACTACCGCCCTGGCAGCAGGCACTGATGTTTTCAGGGCTCTGGGTGCTGTTTGAGTGGGTGCGCAGCTGGTTGCTGACTGGCTTTCCGTGGCTGTTATCGGGCTATGCACTTCTGGACACGCCCTTTGCTGCGCTGGCTCCCGTTATCGGAACCTATGGCTTAAGCCTGCTGCTGGTAGCCACAGTCTGCCTGTTGTTTGCCCTGATTATTCCGGCTAAACAGCAGAGAACACCCAATATTATTGCTTTCTTCATTGCCCTGGCAGGTTGGGGGCTTTCGTGGCCACTCAACAACATGGCATGGACAGAAAAAAACGGTGATATCTCCTTCAGCGCAGTACAGGGAAATATCCCCCAAAACCTGAAGTGGGACCCTGACTTTATTCACACCACCATCATTAATTACATTGGCCTGAGTGAAGACCAGTGGCAGCAGGAATTGATTATCTGGCCGGAAAATGCCATTCCACTGTTTTATAACCGTGCCCGGGGCTTGATGGCCCAGCTGGACAGACTGGCCCGTCAGAATAACAGTACATTAATTCTTGGTATGCCAGTGGATGATAATGCTGGCAGCGAAACCCGTTACTTCAACAGTATTCTGTCTCTGGGAGAAGGCTATTTAGCCGCAGACGGCCCCGGCCGCTACGACAAGCAGAAGCTGGTACCATTTGGTGAGTACGTTCCCATGGAGTCCCTGCTGCGCGGGCTGATTGATTTCTTTAACCTGCCCATGTCGGAATTCTCCCGTGGAGACTCAGAACAGACCTTACTCAAGGCGGGCGAGGCAACCATTGCCCCTTATATCTGTTATGAGGTGGTTTACCCGGACTTTGTCGCACAAATGGCGCAAGAGAGTGGGCTGCTGATTACCATCAGCAACGATACCTGGTTTGGCAAATCCATTGGCCCTGTCCAGCATTTCCAGATTGCCCGGATGCGAGCGCTGGAAACCGGACGCTTTATGATCCGGGCCACTAATGATGGCATTACCGCCCTGATTGACGAAAAGGGAGGTGTGGTAAAAACGATTCCGCGCTTTACCCATGGTGTTTTGTCAGCAACCGCAGAGGTTCGGACAGGGCAGACGCCGTTTATGGTCTACGGCTCCTGGCCAGTGTTATTACTTGGCTTTCTGATGGTTATACTACCGCTGTATTTTAATATTCGGACAAGACGTCAATAA
- a CDS encoding YdcF family protein: MGLIFKSWIAWLVLVILYLLSTQPVASLLIRSLERYPVFTPGQTHPVEPQAVVILGGGLPRISPEMSGFRPSMFTLERLRYGAWLSRQTELPVMVSGGGFRPEAAIMAESLKQDFAVETRWLEDQSTTTWENAVYARAMLPEDIQSVLLVTHGWHMPRAVLSFARAGFQVIPAPGMLANASKDFRIRRWLPSARHLSDSERAFREYAGYLWYWLIYRS; encoded by the coding sequence ATGGGACTGATTTTTAAGTCATGGATTGCCTGGCTGGTACTGGTCATTCTTTATCTGCTCTCAACCCAGCCGGTCGCATCGCTGCTTATTCGCAGCCTTGAGCGCTACCCGGTCTTTACGCCGGGGCAAACCCACCCTGTAGAACCTCAGGCAGTGGTGATTCTTGGTGGTGGTTTACCTCGTATTAGCCCCGAGATGTCAGGCTTTCGCCCTTCCATGTTTACCCTGGAGCGACTCCGTTATGGCGCATGGCTGAGCCGTCAGACTGAGCTGCCGGTGATGGTCAGTGGTGGCGGTTTCCGACCGGAAGCCGCCATCATGGCAGAAAGTCTTAAACAGGATTTTGCAGTGGAAACACGGTGGTTGGAGGATCAAAGTACTACAACCTGGGAAAATGCAGTGTATGCCCGTGCAATGCTGCCTGAGGATATTCAGTCGGTTTTACTGGTGACCCATGGCTGGCACATGCCAAGGGCCGTTCTCAGCTTTGCACGAGCGGGTTTTCAGGTGATTCCGGCACCGGGTATGCTGGCCAATGCCTCAAAAGATTTCCGTATCCGTCGATGGTTGCCCAGTGCCCGTCATTTGAGCGACAGTGAACGTGCTTTCAGAGAGTACGCCGGGTATTTATGGTACTGGCTGATCTATCGCAGCTGA
- a CDS encoding putative transporter yields MSDIAISISILSLVAVLGLWIGNWRIRGVGMGIGGVLFGGILVGHFVYQMDIHLDSHTLEYIKEFGLILFVYTIGIQVGPGFFSSLKSSGLKLNAFAAGLVLLGGVVATVLHLMFDVPLPVVLGVYSGAVTNTPSLAAGTGILAELGTPENMLALPGSAYAVAYPFGICGILLSMWFIRRLFKIDVNEEAEAFEKVSGTGKESLYTINVAIRNPNIDGLALQDVPGLNDGELVCSRLKRGEELIVPRGNTTVALGDILHLVGSRQKLQNARLILGEEVDASLTTKGTELRTSRVVVTNEKVLGKKLIDLKFKQRYDVVVSRLNRSGVELVPNRDATLQFGDILNLVGRPESIDAVANQVGNAQQKLQQVQMMPVFIGIGLGILLGSVPLTIPGLPAALKLGLAGGPLLVALILGRIGSIGRLYWFMPPSANLALREIGIVLFLAVVGLKSGENFVDILVHGDGVQWMLYGAVITLVPLLVIGITSRMFGGLNYLSLCGLLAGSMTDPPALAFANSLHEKSGAAALSYATVYPLVMCLRILSPQILAVLLWGLM; encoded by the coding sequence ATGAGCGATATCGCGATATCCATATCGATCCTGTCGCTGGTGGCCGTGCTGGGCCTGTGGATAGGTAACTGGCGCATCCGTGGCGTCGGTATGGGCATAGGTGGCGTGCTGTTCGGGGGTATTCTGGTGGGGCACTTTGTCTATCAGATGGATATCCATCTGGACAGCCACACACTGGAGTACATCAAGGAGTTTGGCCTGATTCTGTTTGTTTACACCATCGGGATTCAGGTGGGGCCGGGTTTCTTTTCATCGCTGAAAAGCAGCGGTCTGAAACTGAATGCCTTTGCCGCAGGGCTGGTACTGCTGGGCGGGGTGGTGGCCACCGTGCTTCATCTGATGTTTGATGTTCCCCTGCCCGTTGTCCTGGGGGTTTATTCGGGCGCTGTGACGAATACGCCTTCTCTGGCGGCGGGTACCGGCATTCTGGCCGAGCTGGGGACGCCAGAGAACATGCTGGCACTGCCAGGTTCTGCTTATGCGGTGGCTTATCCGTTCGGTATTTGTGGCATTCTGCTGAGCATGTGGTTTATCCGGCGACTGTTCAAAATAGACGTTAACGAGGAAGCGGAAGCCTTTGAGAAAGTGTCCGGTACCGGAAAGGAAAGTCTGTATACCATCAATGTGGCCATTCGAAACCCGAATATTGATGGTCTGGCGCTTCAGGATGTTCCGGGGCTGAATGACGGTGAGCTGGTCTGTTCCCGACTGAAGCGTGGGGAAGAACTGATTGTCCCCAGGGGCAATACGACAGTGGCGTTGGGTGATATTCTCCATCTGGTTGGCAGTCGGCAGAAATTGCAGAATGCCCGCCTTATTCTCGGCGAAGAGGTGGACGCGTCCCTGACCACCAAGGGGACGGAGCTCAGAACTTCCCGGGTGGTGGTAACCAATGAGAAGGTGCTGGGTAAAAAGCTGATCGACCTGAAATTCAAGCAGCGTTATGACGTGGTGGTTTCTCGCCTGAACCGTTCTGGTGTGGAGCTGGTGCCCAACCGGGACGCGACGTTGCAGTTTGGTGATATTCTCAACCTGGTTGGTCGCCCTGAGTCGATTGATGCGGTGGCCAATCAGGTGGGCAATGCCCAGCAGAAGCTGCAACAGGTTCAGATGATGCCGGTGTTTATTGGTATTGGTCTGGGGATTCTGCTGGGCTCTGTGCCACTGACTATCCCGGGCCTGCCTGCGGCGCTCAAGCTGGGGCTGGCCGGTGGACCTCTGCTGGTGGCGTTGATTCTTGGTCGAATAGGCAGTATTGGTCGTTTATATTGGTTTATGCCGCCCAGTGCCAACCTGGCGTTGCGGGAGATTGGTATTGTTCTGTTTCTGGCCGTGGTTGGTTTAAAGTCCGGGGAAAACTTTGTGGATATCCTGGTGCATGGGGATGGTGTGCAATGGATGCTCTACGGCGCAGTGATCACCCTGGTGCCGTTGCTGGTGATCGGTATTACCAGCCGTATGTTTGGTGGGCTTAACTATTTGAGCCTCTGTGGCCTGCTGGCAGGTTCCATGACGGACCCACCTGCGCTGGCCTTTGCCAACAGTCTGCATGAAAAGTCTGGAGCAGCGGCACTGTCCTACGCAACGGTTTATCCGCTGGTGATGTGTTTGAGAATTTTGTCGCCGCAGATACTGGCAGTGTTGCTGTGGGGGCTCATGTAA
- the ybeY gene encoding rRNA maturation RNase YbeY, whose translation MASVHIDVMINSRSTQLPEQSKLEKWAAAAVGQHRQEAEISLLIVDEEEGAELNRQWRGKEGPTNVLSFPSDLPAELELPLLGDLIICVPVVEQEAIEQKKSLNSHWAHMMVHGTLHLLGYDHIDDQEAEEMETLETEILGQLGYPDPYQDRESS comes from the coding sequence ATGGCCTCGGTTCATATCGATGTGATGATTAACAGCCGCAGCACACAGCTTCCCGAACAGAGTAAGCTGGAAAAGTGGGCCGCAGCTGCCGTTGGCCAACACCGTCAGGAAGCTGAAATCAGCCTCCTGATCGTCGATGAAGAGGAAGGTGCCGAGCTGAACCGGCAATGGCGGGGCAAGGAAGGGCCAACCAATGTACTGTCCTTTCCTTCCGATCTGCCTGCCGAACTGGAGTTGCCATTACTGGGGGATTTGATTATCTGTGTCCCTGTTGTTGAGCAGGAAGCTATTGAACAGAAAAAAAGTCTCAATTCCCACTGGGCTCATATGATGGTTCATGGCACACTGCACTTGCTTGGCTACGATCACATTGACGATCAGGAAGCCGAAGAAATGGAGACTCTGGAGACGGAAATTCTCGGTCAGCTCGGCTATCCTGATCCCTATCAGGACAGAGAGTCATCCTGA
- a CDS encoding cation:proton antiporter codes for MTTRYCDTLIENRTIPTCLINYPEQSHSFNDKVYAVQGPFEHLVLEMAVIFGGASLLGTLFVWLKQPIILAYIGLGMLIGPQGLNVVMDDGHIEAISTMGIILLMFLLGLHLHPRNLLKQLKQTALVTFLCLSAVGAMICATLALLFGFPLTEALIAGLSLAFSSTVLSLKLIPTTTLHHKRTGEVMISILLFEDILAILTILILYSSNGGAHIEALLLPLKTCAFALGAWCFVRYVLLPLMGRFDIISEYIFLVSLGWCLTAAQLAESFGLSHEIGAFIAGVSIATSPISLIIAEGLKPLREFFLILFFFSVGAQFEPMLKSHLLLAIVLTSVIVLMAKPILFKYLLKHLAGERHDNAAEMGLRLGQSSEFSLLLAYGAMTAGRIQQETALLIEGAAILTFIVSTYLVVFRLPTPISPNNELRSD; via the coding sequence GTGACGACACGGTATTGTGACACGCTCATTGAAAATCGGACAATCCCAACCTGTTTGATCAACTATCCTGAACAGTCCCATAGTTTTAACGATAAGGTTTACGCTGTGCAAGGACCGTTTGAGCATCTTGTTCTGGAAATGGCTGTCATCTTTGGTGGCGCATCGTTACTGGGCACCCTGTTTGTCTGGCTGAAACAACCCATTATTCTCGCTTATATAGGCCTTGGCATGCTGATTGGTCCCCAGGGTCTGAATGTGGTCATGGATGATGGACATATTGAAGCAATCTCCACCATGGGGATTATTCTGTTAATGTTTCTGCTGGGGTTACACCTGCACCCCAGAAACCTGCTGAAACAGTTAAAACAAACGGCGCTGGTAACCTTTCTCTGCCTGAGCGCTGTTGGTGCCATGATCTGTGCCACTCTTGCCCTGCTCTTTGGTTTTCCATTAACAGAAGCGTTGATCGCTGGCCTGTCTCTGGCCTTTTCCAGCACTGTACTCAGTTTAAAGCTGATCCCTACCACAACACTGCACCATAAGAGAACCGGTGAAGTGATGATCAGTATCCTGCTGTTTGAAGATATTCTGGCCATTCTGACCATTCTGATTCTTTACAGCAGCAATGGTGGGGCCCATATCGAAGCGCTATTACTGCCGTTGAAAACCTGTGCATTTGCCCTGGGGGCCTGGTGTTTTGTCCGCTACGTCCTGCTACCGCTAATGGGGCGTTTCGACATTATCTCTGAGTATATTTTTCTGGTGTCTCTGGGCTGGTGCCTGACAGCGGCGCAACTGGCGGAGTCTTTTGGTCTGTCCCATGAGATTGGGGCTTTTATTGCCGGAGTCAGTATTGCTACATCGCCAATCTCACTGATTATTGCCGAGGGTTTGAAACCGTTGAGGGAGTTCTTTCTGATTCTGTTTTTCTTTTCGGTTGGAGCCCAGTTTGAACCGATGCTGAAAAGCCATCTGCTGTTGGCTATTGTATTGACGTCAGTGATCGTATTAATGGCCAAGCCCATACTGTTTAAATATCTGCTGAAGCATCTGGCAGGCGAACGACACGATAATGCGGCAGAAATGGGGTTACGCTTGGGGCAGAGCAGTGAATTCTCACTACTCCTGGCCTATGGTGCCATGACGGCAGGAAGAATCCAGCAGGAGACCGCATTACTGATCGAAGGGGCGGCAATTCTAACCTTTATAGTTTCTACGTACCTGGTGGTATTCAGACTGCCAACACCGATATCACCCAACAATGAGTTAAGAAGTGATTGA
- a CDS encoding PhoH family protein → MNTKTQGQDSSGSNNASGHNATDQNVCRFSLEPDEPQRFAELCGQFNQHLKQIEERLGVTIRHRGNVFAIQGDNGRAEVAGEVVKRLFRETGKDDPLSPNTVHLFLQESAIEWIHEEPTDKLISLRTRKGLITPRGPNQQSYVKSILQHDINFGIGPAGTGKTYLAVAAAVQALEEEQIRRILLVRPAVEAGEKLGFLPGDLSQKIDPYLRPLYDALYEMLGFERVDRLIEKNVIEVAPLAYMRGRTLNNSFIILDESQNTTQEQMKMFLTRIGFGSTAVITGDITQVDLPRGTRSGLASAIEVLKGVDGIGFTWFNAKDVVRHPLVQRIVQAYDRFDKLTQEQSTGKHSRPGKQPSAHHSARSLPAEGPLPAEGSLPAEGSSSPRGAQ, encoded by the coding sequence TTGAATACCAAAACACAAGGACAGGACTCTTCCGGAAGTAACAACGCCTCTGGCCATAATGCCACTGATCAAAACGTCTGCCGCTTCTCTCTTGAGCCTGATGAGCCACAGAGGTTCGCCGAACTCTGTGGGCAATTCAACCAGCACCTGAAACAGATCGAAGAACGTCTCGGTGTCACCATCCGTCATCGTGGTAATGTCTTTGCTATCCAGGGTGACAATGGCCGTGCGGAGGTAGCAGGCGAAGTCGTCAAGCGACTGTTCAGAGAAACCGGTAAGGACGACCCCCTCAGCCCTAACACGGTTCACCTGTTCCTGCAGGAATCGGCCATTGAGTGGATACACGAAGAACCCACAGACAAGCTGATCTCTCTGCGTACCCGCAAAGGCCTGATTACGCCCCGGGGGCCTAACCAGCAAAGTTATGTAAAGTCGATTCTGCAGCACGACATCAATTTCGGTATCGGCCCTGCGGGTACCGGGAAAACCTACCTGGCCGTTGCCGCTGCGGTACAGGCCCTGGAAGAAGAACAGATCCGTCGCATTCTGCTGGTGCGTCCTGCGGTGGAAGCGGGGGAAAAACTGGGCTTTCTGCCTGGCGACCTGTCCCAGAAAATCGATCCTTATCTCAGGCCTCTCTACGATGCCCTGTATGAAATGCTCGGTTTTGAGCGGGTTGACCGACTGATAGAGAAAAATGTGATTGAAGTTGCCCCGCTGGCCTACATGCGGGGTCGGACACTCAATAATTCCTTTATTATTCTCGATGAGTCCCAGAATACCACTCAGGAGCAGATGAAGATGTTCCTGACCCGTATCGGCTTTGGCTCTACCGCCGTGATTACCGGTGATATCACCCAGGTTGACCTGCCCCGGGGGACACGCTCCGGTCTGGCCAGTGCCATTGAAGTCCTTAAAGGGGTCGACGGTATCGGCTTTACCTGGTTTAACGCCAAGGATGTGGTACGCCATCCCCTGGTACAACGGATCGTGCAGGCCTATGACCGTTTCGACAAACTGACCCAGGAGCAGTCAACAGGAAAGCATTCCCGACCGGGTAAGCAACCTTCTGCTCACCACTCTGCACGCTCTTTACCCGCTGAGGGCCCTTTACCAGCTGAGGGCTCTTTACCCGCTGAGGGCTCTTCATCACCCAGAGGCGCACAATAA
- the miaB gene encoding tRNA (N6-isopentenyl adenosine(37)-C2)-methylthiotransferase MiaB, which yields MSKKLYIKTHGCQMNEYDSARMADLLGETHTLELTDNPEEADVLLVNTCSVREKAQEKLFHQLGRWRKLKEKNPDLIIGVGGCVASQEGDEIRKRAPQVDVVFGPQTLHRLPEMIDASKANHIPVVDVTFPEIEKFDRLPEPSVDGPTAFVSIMEGCDKYCTYCIVPYTRGAEISRPMDDVIAECYGLAEKGVREINLLGQNVNAYRGEKHDGTVCDLAELITVVAAIDGIDRIRFTTSHPLEFSDSLVNVYAEVPELVSHLHLPVQSGSDRVLQLMKREHTAADYLKKIRQLLSIRPDLKLSSDFIVGFPGETDQDFADTMNLIAEVGFDASFSFIFSKRPGTPAADMEDNVPEEVKKQRLQILQNRINQQVIQISRRLVGSTRKILVTGYSRKDPGQLSGRTECNRVVNFQCADPRLIGHFADVEIVEALPHSLRGTLISSELDSVA from the coding sequence ATGAGCAAAAAACTGTATATCAAAACCCATGGTTGCCAGATGAACGAGTACGATTCCGCCCGTATGGCTGATCTGCTCGGCGAGACTCATACCCTGGAGCTGACGGACAATCCGGAAGAGGCGGATGTCCTGCTGGTAAACACCTGCTCCGTGCGGGAAAAAGCCCAGGAAAAGCTGTTCCACCAGCTGGGTCGCTGGCGAAAACTGAAAGAGAAAAACCCGGACCTGATCATCGGCGTTGGCGGTTGCGTTGCCAGCCAGGAAGGTGATGAGATCCGTAAACGGGCACCTCAGGTTGATGTGGTGTTTGGCCCGCAAACCCTGCACCGTTTGCCGGAAATGATTGATGCCAGCAAGGCCAACCATATTCCCGTGGTGGATGTTACCTTCCCGGAAATTGAAAAGTTTGACCGTTTGCCGGAACCCAGTGTGGATGGTCCAACGGCGTTTGTCTCCATTATGGAAGGCTGTGACAAGTACTGCACTTACTGCATCGTTCCTTATACCCGTGGTGCGGAAATCAGCCGTCCCATGGATGACGTTATTGCTGAATGTTATGGCCTGGCGGAAAAAGGCGTTCGGGAAATCAACCTGCTGGGGCAGAACGTCAACGCCTATCGCGGTGAGAAACACGATGGCACCGTCTGTGACCTGGCGGAATTGATCACGGTGGTGGCTGCCATTGACGGGATTGACCGTATCCGCTTTACCACCTCTCACCCTCTGGAGTTTTCCGACAGCCTGGTCAATGTCTACGCCGAAGTGCCCGAGCTGGTCAGCCATCTGCACCTGCCGGTACAGAGTGGCTCTGACCGGGTCCTGCAACTGATGAAACGGGAGCACACTGCTGCAGACTACCTGAAGAAAATACGACAGCTGCTTTCTATCCGCCCTGACCTGAAGCTCTCCTCAGACTTTATTGTCGGCTTCCCGGGTGAAACCGATCAGGACTTTGCAGACACCATGAACCTGATTGCGGAAGTGGGCTTTGATGCCTCGTTCAGTTTTATCTTCAGCAAGCGCCCCGGTACTCCCGCCGCCGATATGGAAGACAATGTTCCCGAGGAAGTGAAGAAACAGCGCCTGCAGATTTTGCAGAACCGCATTAATCAGCAGGTTATTCAGATCAGCCGTCGTCTGGTTGGCAGCACCCGGAAGATTCTGGTGACCGGTTACTCCAGGAAAGATCCGGGGCAATTATCAGGGCGTACCGAGTGCAACCGGGTAGTGAATTTCCAGTGTGCTGACCCTCGCCTGATTGGCCACTTTGCGGATGTCGAGATTGTTGAAGCGTTGCCGCACTCTCTGCGTGGTACGCTGATCAGTTCCGAGCTGGACAGCGTAGCCTGA
- a CDS encoding HlyC/CorC family transporter: MSDDHSTEDHPSPSWMDKLTSIFHQDPKDRNALLGILRDAGSRGMLDDEALSIIEGAVQVADMQVREIMIPRSQMVCVDEDQNPEEFLPQVIESAHSRFPVIGDTKDEVIGILLAKDLLPLILNTGGKFNIKNHLRPATFIPESKRLNVLLREFRTNRNHMAIVIDEFGGVAGLVTIEDVLEQIVGDIEDETDVDEDTFIKPADDLEHAFIVKALTPIEDFNEQFATKFPDDEFDTIGGIVMQEFGHMPTRNESVEISGFRFDVLNADGRRIRLLRVTPC; encoded by the coding sequence ATGAGCGACGACCATTCGACGGAAGATCATCCGTCACCATCATGGATGGACAAACTGACCAGCATATTTCACCAGGACCCCAAAGACCGCAACGCACTGCTGGGCATACTGCGAGATGCCGGAAGCCGGGGCATGCTGGATGATGAAGCGCTGAGCATCATCGAAGGCGCTGTTCAGGTCGCGGACATGCAGGTTCGTGAAATCATGATCCCCCGCTCCCAGATGGTCTGTGTGGATGAAGACCAGAACCCGGAAGAGTTCCTGCCCCAGGTTATTGAGTCAGCCCACTCCCGCTTCCCAGTTATCGGCGATACCAAAGATGAAGTGATCGGTATTCTGCTGGCCAAGGATCTACTGCCGTTGATTCTTAACACCGGGGGCAAATTCAATATCAAGAACCATTTACGACCAGCGACTTTTATCCCGGAAAGCAAACGCCTGAATGTTTTGCTCAGGGAGTTTCGCACCAACCGTAACCACATGGCTATCGTTATTGATGAATTTGGTGGCGTTGCCGGACTGGTCACCATTGAGGATGTGCTTGAGCAGATTGTTGGCGATATCGAGGATGAAACCGATGTTGATGAAGATACCTTTATCAAACCGGCGGATGACCTTGAACACGCGTTTATTGTCAAAGCGCTGACGCCCATTGAAGACTTTAACGAGCAGTTTGCCACCAAGTTCCCGGATGATGAGTTTGATACCATTGGTGGTATCGTCATGCAGGAGTTTGGCCACATGCCAACCCGTAATGAATCGGTGGAAATTTCCGGCTTCCGCTTTGATGTACTGAACGCCGATGGTCGTCGGATTCGACTGTTGCGGGTAACCCCCTGCTGA
- a CDS encoding DUF1820 family protein: MAKTPIFRVIFQNQGEVFEIYARQIFQSELWGFIEVEEFVFGERSQLLVDPGEEKLKAAFDGVKRSYIPLNTIIRIDEVEKREPARYPKHRVIMSDPSP; encoded by the coding sequence ATGGCGAAAACCCCCATTTTCCGTGTGATTTTTCAAAATCAGGGCGAAGTGTTTGAAATCTACGCCCGACAGATCTTCCAGAGTGAACTCTGGGGTTTCATTGAGGTTGAGGAGTTTGTCTTCGGTGAGCGCAGTCAGCTACTGGTTGACCCGGGCGAAGAGAAACTGAAGGCAGCGTTTGACGGTGTAAAGCGCAGTTACATTCCACTGAATACCATTATTCGTATTGATGAGGTGGAAAAGAGGGAACCGGCAAGGTATCCGAAGCACAGGGTGATAATGTCCGACCCTTCCCCGTGA